In Paenibacillus sp. 1781tsa1, one DNA window encodes the following:
- a CDS encoding MFS transporter, with amino-acid sequence MSSNHQSIFSPRYFALSIGIILSVMAVGFEGLSVTTIAPSIAGDLNGLSLFGWIFSTYLLAQIIGTLVVGRIIDKRGPAAPFTFALLLFIVGLIAAATAGDMYTMIGSRALQGLGAGAMMTCVYTAISLSYPDELRAKILGAFGTAYVLPSMLGPYVAGLIADQWSWRFVFWGILPVLVVSALLSLPAFRKLKVQKTGVDSGSSSTWMALLLTLGTGIFLVGLSMLPSIMGFVLVVIGLVLMLFPLRKLLPKGTLTLRRGMPAILATRGLFFAAYTSTQNFLVLALIDVKGITPSQAGLIVASAALSWCIIAYLQGRWDAADQGRGRHMRIFLGVLLLAIGIAIVFWVPVVTVTIAVIGQIIAGVGIGLAHPISGVVAFSQTREEGVGQTSANLQFADSFTPGVVIGIGGSILVVCQAGGLSLQSGLIVAMGFHLLLIVTSIIASTRISPRG; translated from the coding sequence ATGTCGTCTAATCATCAAAGTATTTTCAGCCCGCGTTATTTTGCACTGTCCATAGGAATTATTTTGTCAGTGATGGCCGTTGGATTCGAAGGTCTATCCGTCACCACCATTGCTCCTTCAATTGCTGGAGACTTAAACGGTCTTAGCCTGTTCGGGTGGATATTCAGTACGTATCTGCTTGCGCAGATTATCGGGACGCTGGTCGTCGGTCGGATCATTGATAAAAGAGGACCTGCAGCACCGTTCACTTTTGCACTTCTGTTGTTTATTGTAGGGCTGATCGCTGCCGCAACCGCAGGCGACATGTATACCATGATAGGATCACGGGCTCTACAGGGTTTGGGTGCCGGAGCTATGATGACTTGTGTATATACGGCTATATCCTTAAGTTACCCGGATGAGTTACGTGCCAAAATTCTTGGAGCATTTGGTACAGCCTATGTTCTTCCGTCTATGCTCGGTCCATATGTAGCGGGTCTTATCGCAGATCAGTGGTCCTGGCGCTTTGTTTTCTGGGGGATCTTACCTGTGCTAGTGGTTTCAGCATTGCTTAGTTTACCTGCCTTTAGGAAATTAAAAGTGCAGAAGACGGGAGTGGATAGCGGATCTTCATCCACTTGGATGGCGTTACTCTTAACGTTAGGTACAGGGATTTTCCTGGTTGGTTTAAGTATGCTTCCGAGCATTATGGGATTTGTTTTAGTCGTGATTGGTCTAGTATTGATGTTATTTCCGCTCCGTAAATTACTACCGAAGGGAACACTTACGTTGCGAAGAGGTATGCCAGCAATTCTGGCAACACGTGGGTTGTTCTTCGCTGCTTATACCAGCACACAGAATTTCTTGGTATTAGCTCTAATCGACGTGAAAGGAATTACACCGTCACAGGCCGGATTAATTGTCGCGAGTGCAGCATTAAGTTGGTGTATCATTGCGTATCTGCAAGGACGGTGGGATGCGGCAGATCAGGGCCGTGGACGTCATATGAGAATTTTTCTTGGGGTATTGTTACTTGCGATAGGGATTGCCATCGTATTTTGGGTACCTGTTGTGACCGTTACCATTGCAGTTATTGGTCAGATCATTGCAGGAGTTGGTATTGGATTGGCGCATCCGATTAGCGGTGTTGTCGCATTTTCCCAAACGAGGGAAGAAGGCGTGGGTCAAACCTCGGCAAATCTGCAATTTGCAGATTCGTTTACACCTGGTGTAGTGATCGGCATTGGTGGTTCCATTCTTGTCGTGTGTCAGGCTGGCGGTCTGTCACTTCAATCCGGCTTAATTGTAGCCATGGGTTTCCATCTCTTGTTGATCGTCACGAGTATCATTGCCAGCACTCGGATCTCACCACGCGGATGA
- a CDS encoding winged helix-turn-helix transcriptional regulator, with product MYRPLFTEDPNKLFTAYRIIGTKWTIHILCALSQGPKRFGEIFESIPSISEMILSRRLKGLQLDHLVKRTILTRPTQIIYELTPKGAALAAFIPCLMDWDTKFQNDTTGRNKDDH from the coding sequence GTGTACAGACCATTGTTCACTGAAGACCCGAATAAACTATTTACAGCTTATCGCATCATCGGGACGAAATGGACGATCCATATTTTATGTGCTCTGTCTCAAGGCCCGAAGAGATTCGGTGAAATATTCGAAAGCATTCCTTCCATTTCCGAAATGATCCTCTCCAGACGTTTAAAGGGTCTTCAACTTGATCATTTGGTCAAAAGAACAATACTGACACGCCCTACGCAAATAATATATGAACTTACGCCAAAAGGAGCTGCTCTTGCAGCATTCATACCCTGTCTAATGGACTGGGATACCAAATTTCAAAATGATACCACCGGGAGGAATAAAGATGATCATTGA